The Saccharopolyspora gloriosae genome has a segment encoding these proteins:
- a CDS encoding aldehyde dehydrogenase has translation MKTPLQPVNPATLEPLDIAERATDAEIGEAVSEATRAMRTGWPRDHRLRAQSLNAWADLLSDHSSELADDLVRETGKPIGEARKEVAGAIDSLRFNAGLARLPLGRAAGLPDGSEAHLVREPVGPTVFITPWNWPVLLLLRDLAPAFAAGVTALVKPAPQTTHITRRVIALGHRAGVPPEVLHVFPGDAEVGAALVAHPDTRAVAITGSTEAGQAVMRAAADTMTRPLLELGGKASMLVMADADLEAAVEVAARAAVITSGQMCMACTRILVHANHAKDAEELLRERLAALTPGDPRGESTDLGPLISEAAVTKVLSAVDRAREDGRVLVGGQQVHPDGLRGHFLTPALVSELDPRSPVVQEDIFGPLLSLEVFDSDEDAIELANATPFGLAAAVWTRDLTRGFAVARELQSGTVWLNGYNHSYAEMPSGGVRMSGMGRTRGVEGVEQFTELKHVHFPVGL, from the coding sequence ATGAAAACGCCCCTCCAGCCGGTCAACCCGGCGACGCTCGAACCACTGGACATCGCGGAACGAGCCACGGACGCCGAGATCGGCGAAGCGGTATCGGAGGCGACCCGCGCCATGCGCACCGGGTGGCCGCGAGATCATCGGCTCCGGGCGCAGTCCCTGAACGCCTGGGCCGACCTGCTCAGCGACCACAGCTCGGAACTCGCCGACGACCTGGTGCGGGAAACCGGGAAACCCATCGGTGAGGCACGCAAGGAGGTCGCGGGCGCGATCGACTCCCTGCGGTTCAACGCCGGTCTCGCCAGGCTTCCGCTGGGCCGTGCCGCCGGCCTGCCCGACGGGAGCGAAGCGCACCTGGTGCGCGAACCGGTCGGCCCGACCGTGTTCATCACCCCGTGGAACTGGCCCGTGCTGCTGTTGCTGCGCGATCTGGCTCCGGCGTTCGCCGCCGGGGTGACGGCGCTCGTCAAGCCCGCCCCGCAGACCACGCACATCACCCGGCGCGTGATCGCGCTCGGCCACCGGGCCGGAGTACCACCGGAGGTGCTCCACGTGTTCCCCGGTGACGCCGAGGTGGGCGCTGCACTCGTAGCCCACCCCGACACCAGAGCCGTCGCGATCACCGGCTCGACCGAGGCCGGGCAAGCGGTGATGCGCGCCGCAGCGGACACCATGACCAGGCCGCTGCTGGAGCTGGGCGGCAAGGCCTCGATGCTCGTGATGGCCGACGCCGACCTGGAAGCCGCGGTGGAGGTGGCCGCCCGCGCGGCCGTGATCACCAGCGGTCAGATGTGCATGGCGTGCACCAGAATTCTCGTGCACGCAAACCACGCGAAGGATGCCGAGGAGCTCCTGCGCGAGCGACTGGCCGCCTTGACACCGGGTGATCCGAGGGGCGAGAGCACCGATCTCGGTCCGCTGATATCCGAAGCCGCGGTGACCAAGGTCCTGAGCGCTGTGGACCGCGCGCGCGAGGATGGTCGCGTCCTCGTCGGCGGACAGCAGGTGCACCCCGACGGCCTGCGGGGTCACTTCCTCACGCCAGCGCTCGTGTCCGAACTGGACCCGCGATCACCCGTGGTCCAGGAGGACATCTTCGGCCCGCTGCTGTCGTTGGAGGTCTTCGACTCCGACGAGGACGCGATCGAGCTGGCCAACGCCACGCCCTTCGGGCTCGCCGCAGCGGTGTGGACGCGTGATCTCACGCGCGGCTTCGCCGTGGCGCGCGAGTTGCAGTCGGGCACCGTGTGGCTCAACGGGTACAACCACTCCTACGCCGAGATGCCCTCCGGCGGCGTGCGGATGTCCGGGATGGGCCGCACCCGCGGGGTCGAGGGCGTCGAGCAGTTCACCGAGCTCAAGCACGTGCACTTCCCGGTCGGGCTATAA
- a CDS encoding sodium:solute symporter family protein, protein MVLIVAGYIALLALISFLAGRSTRTASGFTGGGKSFPAVLIGFLLASEFIGTSASIGTAQEAYRSGLSAAWNIVSLGIGFVLFAFLLARKFSELGENTISGALDRYYGRRVRTATSMIMVCSLLIVAVSVYASGGAILSGLLAVDHDLAVVLVGVLATFYVVVGGMRSVVYTNVVHAIVKMAGVVILAIIGAQRAGGVDGLRAALPPTMFSWHGVGFGQIFAWLIAGVGAIFATQYVVQAITTAGSAHRAQRAGFYSALILVPYGLLAAFIGMCSAVVYPHIKSIQAMPAFAMDIDPVLAGIVVAGLAGAMFGTIAALVIGASTLLLKDFYQPHFNAAGDDRRDVLFPPGGDSGDRPGADRPGPVRHRRAHRDLPGQIAARGTGSAGAADVLRASVRHEGRCVLGHRARAADHHRLVPAR, encoded by the coding sequence GTGGTTCTCATCGTCGCGGGCTACATCGCGTTGCTCGCCCTGATCAGCTTCCTGGCCGGGCGGTCGACGCGGACCGCGTCAGGATTCACCGGCGGAGGCAAGAGCTTTCCCGCCGTCCTCATCGGATTCCTGCTCGCGTCCGAGTTCATCGGCACGAGCGCGAGCATCGGGACCGCGCAGGAGGCCTACCGATCCGGTCTCTCGGCCGCGTGGAACATCGTCTCGCTGGGAATCGGGTTCGTGCTCTTCGCCTTCCTGCTGGCGCGCAAGTTCAGCGAGCTGGGGGAGAACACGATCTCCGGTGCCCTCGACCGCTACTACGGGAGGAGGGTGCGCACCGCGACGTCGATGATCATGGTCTGCTCCTTGCTGATCGTCGCCGTCTCGGTCTACGCCAGCGGTGGTGCGATCCTGAGCGGGCTCCTCGCCGTCGACCACGATCTGGCCGTCGTCCTGGTCGGTGTGCTCGCCACGTTCTACGTGGTGGTGGGCGGCATGCGATCGGTCGTCTACACCAACGTCGTGCACGCGATCGTGAAGATGGCGGGGGTGGTCATCCTCGCGATCATCGGCGCCCAGCGCGCAGGCGGCGTGGACGGGCTGCGAGCAGCGCTGCCGCCGACGATGTTCTCCTGGCACGGCGTGGGTTTCGGGCAGATCTTCGCCTGGCTGATCGCCGGTGTCGGTGCCATCTTCGCGACCCAGTACGTCGTGCAGGCCATCACCACCGCCGGCAGCGCTCACCGCGCGCAGCGAGCCGGGTTCTACTCGGCGCTGATCCTGGTTCCCTACGGTCTGCTCGCCGCGTTCATCGGCATGTGCAGCGCGGTGGTCTACCCGCACATCAAGAGCATCCAGGCCATGCCCGCGTTCGCCATGGACATCGACCCGGTCTTGGCCGGGATCGTCGTCGCCGGGCTCGCCGGTGCGATGTTCGGGACCATCGCGGCACTGGTCATCGGCGCTTCCACGCTGCTGCTCAAGGACTTCTACCAACCGCACTTCAACGCCGCCGGGGACGACCGCCGCGACGTGCTGTTCCCTCCGGGCGGCGACAGTGGTGACCGGCCTGGTGCCGATCGCCCTGGCCCTGTTCGCCACCGACGTGCTCACCGTGACCTTCCTGGCCAAATCGCTGCGCGCGGCACTGGCAGTGCTGGTGCTGCTGATGTTCTACGCGCCTCGGTACGGCACGAAGGCCGGTGCGTTCTGGGCCATCGTGCTCGCGCTGCCGACCACCATCGGCTGGTTCCTGCTCGGTGA
- a CDS encoding UbiD family decarboxylase, with translation MTNNALPVGADLRGWLDHLQATGRLSAARPGVDLRFELAGIANRLDGDRAVVFGGPGGKDIAVVSGLLSRREWMAEALGVAETELIDRFQQACKAPVPWTEVEDAPCQDEVIREVDLGSLPVPTHNEHDHGPYITAGLLIARDPTTGSQNVSIHRLQVSGPDRLGALLLPRHTAAFFNQAEASGTDLEVAIVIGADPLTLMSSQAAVPIGHDELEIAGALRGSPLPVTKAVTNEVRVPSDAEIVLEGRLLADVREPEGPFGEFPQYYGPRADRHVVRVDAMTHRRNPIYHTIVGGGLEHLLLGCIPREGSFLAHLRQNFPCVRAVHLPRGGVCRYHLHVQVRDPQPGEVKNLIFAALGAHYDIKHVTVVDSDVDVFDPHEVEWAVATRFQADRDLVLVGGAQGSRLDPSTADGMGSKMGLDATIPPGGDAGRFTRIRVPGEEEIDLEGAVAPAPANWRSAP, from the coding sequence ATGACGAACAACGCCCTGCCCGTCGGCGCTGATCTGCGCGGCTGGCTGGACCACCTGCAGGCGACCGGACGGCTGTCCGCGGCCAGGCCGGGAGTGGACCTCCGGTTCGAGCTGGCCGGCATCGCCAACCGGCTCGACGGCGATCGCGCGGTGGTCTTCGGCGGGCCCGGCGGGAAGGACATCGCCGTCGTTTCCGGGCTGCTGTCGCGCCGCGAGTGGATGGCGGAAGCGCTCGGGGTCGCCGAGACCGAACTCATCGACCGCTTCCAGCAAGCGTGCAAGGCCCCCGTTCCGTGGACCGAGGTCGAGGACGCCCCGTGCCAGGACGAGGTGATCCGCGAGGTCGACCTCGGCTCGTTGCCGGTTCCCACGCACAACGAGCACGACCACGGCCCGTACATCACCGCGGGCCTGCTCATCGCGCGCGACCCGACGACCGGGTCGCAGAACGTGTCCATCCACCGCCTGCAGGTCAGCGGGCCGGACCGGCTCGGGGCACTGCTGCTGCCCCGGCACACGGCCGCCTTCTTCAACCAGGCCGAAGCGTCGGGAACGGACCTGGAGGTGGCGATCGTCATCGGCGCCGACCCGCTCACCTTGATGTCCTCGCAGGCGGCGGTGCCGATCGGCCACGACGAGCTGGAGATCGCCGGGGCGCTGCGCGGCAGCCCGCTGCCGGTGACCAAGGCGGTCACCAACGAGGTCCGGGTTCCCTCCGACGCGGAGATCGTGCTGGAAGGCAGGCTTCTCGCCGATGTCCGCGAGCCGGAGGGGCCCTTCGGCGAATTCCCCCAGTACTACGGGCCTCGCGCCGACCGCCACGTGGTGCGCGTCGACGCCATGACGCATCGCCGGAACCCGATCTACCACACCATCGTCGGCGGCGGACTGGAACACCTGCTGCTGGGGTGCATTCCGCGCGAAGGCTCCTTCCTGGCGCACCTGAGGCAGAACTTCCCGTGCGTGCGGGCCGTGCACCTGCCGCGCGGCGGCGTGTGCCGCTACCACCTCCACGTGCAGGTCCGCGATCCCCAGCCCGGCGAGGTGAAGAACCTGATCTTCGCGGCGCTGGGCGCGCACTACGACATCAAGCACGTGACGGTCGTCGACTCCGATGTGGACGTCTTCGACCCCCACGAGGTCGAGTGGGCCGTCGCCACTCGCTTCCAGGCCGACCGCGATCTGGTGCTCGTCGGTGGTGCGCAGGGGTCACGGCTCGATCCGTCCACAGCGGACGGTATGGGATCGAAGATGGGTCTCGACGCGACGATTCCGCCCGGCGGCGACGCAGGACGGTTCACCAGGATCCGCGTTCCGGGGGAGGAGGAGATCGACTTGGAAGGCGCCGTGGCCCCCGCGCCGGCGAACTGGCGCTCGGCACCCTGA
- a CDS encoding MFS transporter, with protein MSTANTGLSRRATLYASFASVAGWAFDLFDLFILLYVASTIGDLIFPVASPTLSLAAVYASFAVSVLLRPAGAAIFGAVADRNGRKQTMVIVLAGVGLSTAAMGAVPTYAAAGIAAPLLFLALRLVQGVFVGGVVAATHTLGTESVGQRWRGLMSGLIGGGGAGIGAALASGVFILVSAIFPGEQFNVWGWRVMFFSGLMAALISFLVLRGVEESPLWKAQQQAPGPKTRFTDLARGGRGGLLVLNLVLVSGAGSQYYLTSGFLPTLLGKVSGVAQSAQGTILLVSSLGVIVAAVAAGELSEHFGRRRTMLVIGSFNLIALPLLVWLITSTDPASTGLIMFYASALAFFANAAYAPVLVFLNERYPTALRGRGTAICWNLGFMIGGLMPSFVNLASPELADVPGRLMVFLFVMVLVFVVAGVLSPETRGAMNAEETERRPVQPAVE; from the coding sequence ATGTCCACTGCGAACACCGGACTGTCCAGAAGAGCCACGCTGTACGCGAGTTTCGCCTCGGTGGCGGGGTGGGCGTTCGACCTGTTCGACCTGTTCATCCTGCTCTACGTCGCCAGCACGATCGGCGACCTGATCTTCCCGGTGGCCAGCCCCACCCTGAGCCTCGCCGCCGTCTACGCCTCGTTCGCGGTGAGCGTGCTGCTCCGCCCGGCCGGAGCGGCGATCTTCGGAGCGGTGGCCGATCGCAACGGGCGCAAGCAGACGATGGTCATCGTGCTGGCCGGCGTGGGGTTGTCCACCGCGGCGATGGGTGCCGTGCCGACCTACGCCGCCGCCGGTATCGCCGCACCGCTGCTGTTCCTGGCGCTGCGCCTGGTGCAGGGCGTGTTCGTCGGCGGTGTCGTCGCGGCGACGCACACCCTGGGCACCGAGAGCGTCGGGCAGCGCTGGCGAGGCCTGATGTCCGGGCTGATCGGTGGCGGCGGCGCGGGCATCGGTGCGGCCCTGGCCAGCGGCGTGTTCATCCTGGTCAGCGCGATCTTCCCGGGCGAGCAGTTCAACGTCTGGGGGTGGCGCGTCATGTTCTTCTCCGGGCTCATGGCGGCGCTGATCAGCTTCCTCGTGCTCCGCGGGGTCGAGGAGTCGCCGCTGTGGAAGGCGCAGCAGCAGGCCCCCGGCCCGAAGACGCGCTTCACCGACCTGGCCCGCGGCGGCAGGGGAGGGTTGCTCGTGCTCAACCTGGTGCTGGTCTCCGGCGCGGGTTCGCAGTACTACCTCACCTCCGGATTCCTCCCGACGCTGCTGGGCAAGGTCAGCGGTGTCGCCCAGAGCGCGCAGGGCACGATCCTGCTCGTTTCGAGTCTGGGAGTGATCGTCGCCGCGGTGGCCGCGGGAGAGCTCAGCGAGCACTTCGGACGCCGACGCACGATGCTGGTGATCGGCTCGTTCAACCTCATCGCTCTGCCCTTGCTCGTGTGGCTGATCACGAGCACCGATCCGGCGAGCACCGGCCTGATCATGTTCTACGCATCAGCCCTGGCCTTCTTCGCCAACGCCGCCTACGCCCCGGTCCTGGTGTTCCTCAACGAACGCTATCCGACGGCGCTGCGAGGGCGGGGCACCGCGATCTGCTGGAACCTCGGCTTCATGATCGGTGGTTTGATGCCGAGCTTCGTCAACCTCGCCAGTCCGGAGCTGGCCGACGTGCCCGGTCGGCTCATGGTGTTCCTGTTCGTGATGGTCCTGGTCTTCGTCGTCGCGGGAGTGCTGAGCCCGGAGACCCGCGGCGCTATGAACGCTGAGGAGACCGAGCGACGACCGGTGCAGCCCGCAGTTGAATGA